The following are encoded in a window of Cupriavidus oxalaticus genomic DNA:
- a CDS encoding aspartate aminotransferase family protein yields the protein MDAAKTVIPDLDALWMPFTANRQYKAAPRLLASASGMYYTTHDGRQILDGCAGLWCVAAGHCRKEIADAVARQAATLDYAPPFQMGHPLSFEAATKVAAVMPHGLDRIFFTNSGSESVDTALKIALAYHRARGEGQRTRFIGRERGYHGVGFGGMAVGGIGPNRKAYSANLMPGTDHLPATLNIAEAAFSKGQPQWGAHLADELERILALHDPANVAAVIVEPLAGSAGVLVPPVGYLEKLREITSRHGILLIFDEVITAFGRLGAATAAERFNVTPDLITMAKAINNAAVPMGAVAVRREVHDTVVNAAAPGTIELLHGYTYSGHPLAAAAAVATLDLYQRENLFGRTAELSPVFEAAVHSVRGAPHVKDIRNFGMVAGIELESRPGQPGMRAYEAFLKCLELGVLVRYTGDILAFSPPLIISEAQIGELFDTVKKALQDIK from the coding sequence ATGGACGCCGCCAAGACCGTGATTCCCGATCTCGATGCCCTGTGGATGCCCTTCACCGCCAACCGCCAGTACAAGGCGGCGCCGCGCCTGCTGGCGTCGGCAAGCGGCATGTACTACACCACCCACGACGGCCGCCAGATCCTGGACGGTTGCGCCGGCCTCTGGTGCGTGGCCGCGGGCCACTGCCGCAAGGAGATCGCCGACGCCGTCGCGCGCCAGGCGGCCACGCTGGACTATGCGCCGCCGTTCCAGATGGGCCACCCGCTGTCGTTCGAGGCCGCCACCAAGGTGGCCGCGGTCATGCCGCACGGGCTGGACCGCATCTTCTTCACCAACTCGGGTTCGGAGTCGGTCGACACCGCGCTGAAGATCGCGCTGGCGTACCACCGCGCGCGCGGCGAAGGCCAGCGCACCCGCTTTATCGGCCGCGAGCGCGGCTACCACGGCGTGGGCTTCGGCGGCATGGCGGTGGGCGGCATCGGCCCGAACCGCAAGGCCTACTCGGCCAACCTGATGCCGGGCACGGACCACCTGCCGGCCACGCTCAACATCGCCGAGGCCGCCTTCTCCAAGGGCCAGCCGCAATGGGGCGCGCACCTTGCCGACGAGCTGGAGCGCATCCTTGCGCTGCATGATCCGGCCAACGTCGCCGCCGTGATCGTCGAGCCGCTGGCCGGCTCCGCCGGCGTGCTGGTGCCGCCGGTCGGCTACCTGGAAAAGCTGCGCGAGATCACCAGCAGGCATGGCATCCTGCTGATCTTCGATGAAGTGATCACCGCCTTCGGCCGCCTCGGCGCGGCCACCGCTGCCGAGCGCTTCAACGTCACGCCGGACCTGATCACGATGGCCAAGGCGATCAACAACGCCGCCGTGCCGATGGGCGCCGTCGCGGTGCGCCGCGAAGTGCACGACACCGTGGTCAACGCTGCCGCGCCGGGCACGATCGAGCTGCTGCACGGCTATACCTACTCCGGCCACCCGCTGGCCGCTGCCGCTGCCGTTGCCACGCTCGACCTCTACCAGCGCGAGAACCTGTTCGGCCGCACCGCCGAGCTGTCGCCGGTGTTCGAAGCGGCGGTGCACAGCGTACGCGGCGCGCCGCACGTGAAGGACATCCGCAACTTCGGCATGGTGGCCGGGATCGAACTGGAGTCGCGTCCGGGCCAGCCCGGCATGCGTGCCTACGAGGCCTTCCTCAAGTGCCTGGAGCTGGGCGTGCTGGTGCGCTACACCGGCGACATCCTGGCGTTCTCGCCGCCGCTGATCATCTCGGAAGCGCAGATCGGCGAGCTGTTCGATACGGTGAAGAAGGCGCTGCAGGACATCAAGTAA